One part of the Tachyglossus aculeatus isolate mTacAcu1 chromosome 26, mTacAcu1.pri, whole genome shotgun sequence genome encodes these proteins:
- the ERICH4 gene encoding LOW QUALITY PROTEIN: glutamate-rich protein 4 (The sequence of the model RefSeq protein was modified relative to this genomic sequence to represent the inferred CDS: deleted 1 base in 1 codon), whose amino-acid sequence MDPWHRLCQGGSAPWGLPPPPRALQGSPLPLDPEPAQAAISGGGPAGEARLRDRLAWLRGQLRSLREVDGQLFRQLCAVGLKLGELAEDLAEEPLEEGPPEKSDPHGRPAFEMTI is encoded by the exons ATGGACCCGTGGCATCGTCTGTGCCAGGGGGGATCGGCGCCCTGgggcctgccccctcctccccgcgccCTGCAGGGAAGCCCCCTGCCCCTGGACCCCGAGCCGGCCCAGGCCGCGATCAGCGGTGGCGGGCCCGCGGGAGAGGCCCGGCTCCGAGACCGCTTGGCCTGGCTGAGGGGGCAGCTA CGAAGCCTgcgggaggtggacgggcaactgtTCCGGCAACTTTGCGCCGTGGGGCTGAAGTTGGGCGAGTTGGCCGAGGACCTCGCTGAGGAGCCGCTCGAGGAGGGA CCCCCCGAAAAATCCGACCCCCACGGCCGCCCCGCCTTCGAGATGACCATCTGA